The Mycolicibacterium aichiense region GGTGAACATCAGGGGGTCGTCCAGATCGGTGAACGGTATCCGGTCCGCCTGCACAGTCATGCGCCCAATATCGCCCACACCCGCTCGTGTCGTGCCCGATTACGCAATCAAGAAATGCCGTTGCCTGATGACAGGCTTAGTCGACCGCGAGATCCATGACTCCTCCGCGGCGCGAGCCCTTCACCAGCCGCCCACCCAGCCGTCGAAGACCGCGTCCGGCTCGTTCTCCGGCGCTGACGACCGCCCCACGAGGAAGTCGAAGTCACACCCCTGATCGGCCTGCAGCACCCGTTCGACGTAGAGCGCGGTATAGCCGCGATGGTGCGGTGCAGGGGCAACGGGGAGTTCCGCGCGCCGCTTCGCCAGTTCGTCGTCAGTGACCAGGACATCGAGCCGGCCGGCGAGGGCGTCGAGCGCGATCACGTCCCCGTCGCGGACCAGCGCCAGCGGCCCGCCCACTGCTGATTCTGGGCTGACATGCAAAACGCACGTGCCGTAAGCGGTTCCGCTCATTCGGGCATCGGAGATCCGGACCATGTCGGTGACTCCTTGCGCGAGCAGCTTGCTGGGGATGGGCAGCTGTCCCCATTCCGGCATCCCGGGCGCTCCGCGGGGTCCGGCGCTGCGCAGCACCAGAACCGACTCGGCAGTCACCTCGAGATCGGGATCGTCGAAGCGACGCATCATGTCGGCCATGCTGTCGAAGACGACCGCCGGTCCGCGGTGCACCAGCAGGTCCGCGGTGGCGGCACTGCACTTGATCACCGCCCCATTAGGTGCGAGATTGCCCCGCACGACCGAAAGTCCTTGGGGCGGCTGGAACGGTGTGTTCAGGTTCGCGATCACCGTCGGATCGGTTCCGGCCCGGTCGGGCAGAGTGTCGGCGACCGTCTTGCCGGTGACCGTCAACGCCTCGGTGTGCAGCAACGGCTCGATCGCCTTCATCACGGCGGGAATCCCGCCGGCGTGGAAGACCTGCTCGACGAGATGCTGGCCGGCCGGACGCACATTGACCACCAATGGTGTGCGAGAGGACAACTCGTGAAATCGATCCAACGGCAGCTCGACGCCGGCCCGTCCGGCGATGGCCAGCAGGTGCACGACCGCGTTCGTGGATCCGCCGACGGCCAGCATCAGCGTGATCGCGTTGTCGAACGCTTCTGCGGTCAGCACCTGTGACGGCCGCAGACCCTCGGCGGCCAGACCGACCGCCCGAACGCCGACCATCTCGGCGACCTGGAGTCGCCGCGAGTCCATCGCGGGCACGGCCGCGGCCCCCGGCAGGGTCATCCCGAGCCCTTCGACCAAGGTCGCCATCGTCGAGGCGGTACCCATTTCCGGACAGTGGCCCTGCGATGGCCCCGCCGCAGATTCCAGCCGGTCGTACTCCGCCATCGGCATCCGGCCGGCCCGCACCTCGTCGATGTAGTGCCACAGATCGGTGCCGACTCCGAGTTGTTTGCCGTTGAACACCGCGGGAGATGCCGGGCCGCCGGTGAGCACGATCGCCGGCACGTCGGCGCTGGTGGCTCCCATCAGTTGGGCGGGCACCGTTTTGTCGCAACCACCCAGCAAGACGACCGCGTCGAAAGGGTAGGCGCGGATCGACTCCTCGACGTCCATCGCCATCAGGTTGCGGAACAGCATCGTCGTCGGCTTCATCAACTGCTCACCGAGTGAGATGGTGGGGAACTCGAGCGGAAAGCCGCCCGCCGCGAGCACACCACGCCGGACCGCGTCGGCCATGCCGCGAAAGTGCATGTTGCAGTTGACGACTTCAGACCAGGAGTTGCAGATGCCGACGATCGGCCGGCCGTCGACCGCCATCCGGGAGAATCCCGATGCCCGCATCGCCGACCGGTGCACGAAACCCGGGACATTCTGGCCGGCAAACCATTTGGAGCTCTTGAGCCGGTGCGGTGAGCTGGTCATCGGTCAGCCTCAGCGGACCCGCGCGGCATAGGCGGTGATCTTGCGCATCGCCGGTTGCCGGGCTGCCTGGTAGCTGAGCCAGCGGCCGGACTTGGTGGACATCAATCCGCCGACCAGCCGTTGCTGCCAGGGCGTCTTGTGCCCGTTGGTCCGAAGCCGAGACGGAGTCGTCACACCGTCGGCGTCGTCGAGAGCCACCTTGGCGGCGTTGTGTCCGCTGGCGCCCATCACCCCGCCGCCCGGATGGGTGCCGACACCGCAGAGGTAGTAGTTGCGTATCGGTGTGCGGTAGTCGGCCAACTCCGGCAGCGGCCGAGCCCCGAAGAGCTGGTCGAGCATCATGCTTCCGTGGAAGATGTTGCCGTCGGTGATCAGGTACTCGTTGTCCAGGTCGTCGGGGGTGATGATGACCCGATCCAGGATGTGGCCACGCAGATTTGGCGCGTAGCTGAACAGATCCTCCAGCACCAGGTCTGCCCACCGCTCCTTTTCCACCGCCCAGGTGGTGCCGGTGAGTTCCGAGGGGAGCTGCTGAATGCCGAGGGTCATCGTGTGTCGGCCCTTGGGCGCCAGCGAGTCGTCGGTAACCGACTGGATGACGGCCTCGATGACGAACGTGCTCGGGAAGGTGCCGCGGCGCTGCGCCTCGAACGCCTCCTCGAACGCCTCCCGGCTGGCACCGAGCAACTGATGTCCGTGGTGCTGTGGGCCTTCACTGGCGTCCGGGAACGGAAGGTACTGCGGCAGTTCGTCGATCAACAGGTGAATACGGGCCATCGAACCGCGGGTGTCGATGTTTTCCACCTCGTGCACCAGCTTCTGCGACAAAACACCGGGCTCGAGCAATCGCAGCAGTGAGCGCTTGGGGTCGGCGTTGGAGAAGATCTGGGAGCCGGTGATCACCGAGCCGTCCCGCAACCGAACGCCGGTGGCCACACCCCGCTCGACGAGCACCCTCTCGACCGGAGCAGACGTCCGGATCGTCGCACCGTAGTGGCGCGCCCCGGCAGCCAGCGCTTCGCTGATCGCCCCCATGCCGCCCCGGGCCATCCCGAATTGGCCGAAATTGCCGTCGAATTCGCCCCAGGAATGGTGCCCGTAGGTGTATGCGGTGCCTGGTGACGACGGACCACCGTAAATGGAGACCATGCCGAAGAAGGTGAGCATGCTCTTGAGCCGCTCGTCTTCGAAGTAGCGGTCTAAGAGATCGCGCACCGAAATCAAGGTGAACTCGTCGAACAGCTTCTGTTCGCCGGCGGCCTCGAAGGCGGCCAGAACCTCCGAGCGTTCGGGCGGCGACTTCAGCAGCCAGGGTGTGACCAGGCCGGCGAACTTCTGCAAGCGGACGCCGAAGTCGAGAAACGCCTGCGCGTCGCCCTTGTTCAGCTTCTCGATCTCGCGCAGCGTGCGGTCGGTCTCCTTCCACATGGTGATCGACGTACCGTCACGAAAGAGACTGAACGACAGCGCGTCTCCCTGGTAGAGCTCGAGGCCGAAGCGGGCGAGCTCGAGTTCGGCGATGATCTCCGGTCGTAACAAGCCTGCGATGAATGCGCAGGATGACCACTTGGAACCGGGTATGAGTTCCTCGGTGACGCACGCTCCGCCCACCACCTCGCGGGCTTCGAGCACCAATACGCGCTTGCCCGCTCTGGCGAGATAGTTGGCGGTGACGAGACCGTTGTGGCCGGCGCCGATCACGATGGCGTCATAGTCGGGTGACGTCGGCATGTCAGTTCTCCTTGGTCGGGTTTACGTGGCGGGTGAACAGCGTCGAAACGGTGTCCAGATCGACCAGTTCTGCAAATCTGCGAAGCACGGGCACGAACTCGGGTGCGTTGTCGCGCAACGATTCCCATTCCGGCCATGACCGCACGGTCATGATCTCGATGACGTCGACCTGCTGTCCGTCGCCTTCGACGAGGTACACCTCGAAGCTCTCGACGACGTCACAGGACAAGCACGTGGGTTGGTCGAGTTCGGCGGAGAAATCCTCGAATTGCGCGGCGGTAACGCCCGGCCGGAGGGAGAACATGTTGATGGCGGTGACCGTCCCCATCTCAGGCACCCGCCCGGCTGATCATCACATGCTTGATCTCGGTGTATTCCTCGAGCGCGTAGATCGACATGTCCTTGCCGTTGCCCGACTGCTTGAAGCCACCGTGTGGCATCTCCGGGGTGACCGGCAGGTGGTCGTTGACCCAGACCGTGCCGAACTGGAGGTCGCCGGTGACATCCATGGCCCGACCGAGATCATTGGTGAATACCGATGCCGCCAAGCCATATTCGGTGTCATTGGCCCACGCGACGACGTCGTCGTCATCGCCGAAGGTCGTCACCGACGTCACGGGGCCGAATACCTCCTTGGTGATGATTTCGTCCCCTTGTCGTGCCCCGACCACCACGGTCGGAGCGGTGTAGAACCCGACACCGGGGTTCGCGCCCTGGATGAGTTCGGTGTGCCCGGTGGCTTTGGCCCGCTCGACGAAACCCTCGACGCGGTCGCGGTGCGCGGCGGTGATGACCGGTCCCATGGCGGTGTTCTCGTCGGCCAGGTCGCCGAGATCCAGTGTCGTGACGGCCTTCTCGAGGCCGGCGACGAGTTCGTCATGCAGGGACTCGTGGACGTAGACGCGGGAAGCGGCCATGCAGTCCTGCCCGGAGTTGCAGAATGCGCCTTCCATGATCTTGTCCACTGCCAGCGCGACATCGGCGTCGGCGAACACGAGCACGGGCGCCTTGCCACCGAGTTCGAGGTGCAGACGCTTGAGGTTGGAGTCGGCCGATGCGTGCATCAGGGCGCGCCCGGTCGCGACCGATCCGGTCAGCGAGGACATCCGCACCCGCGGATGGGCGACGAGACTGGCGCCGACGTCACTGCCGTGCCCGGTCACGATATTGAACACGCCGGCGGGGAAAAGGTCTTGGGCCAACTCGGCCAGCCGCAGGACCGAGAACGGGGTGTGCTCGGAAGGCTTGAGCACCAGGGTGTTCCCGGTCATCAGCGCTGGCGAGATCTTCCAGATCGCCATCAGCAGCGGATAGTTCCAGGGCGCGACCGAACCGACCACGCCCAGTGGATCGCGGCGGATGATGCTGGTCTTACCCCGGACATACTCGGTGGCGGCCCGGCCCTCCACGGATCGAGCGGCGCCCGCGAAGAATCGCAGGTGATCGGCGATCATCCCCATTTCCTCCAGCGCGAGACCGATCGGCTTGCCGACATTGCGGGACTCGATCTCGGCCAGCGTGGACAGATCGGCCTCGACCCGGTCGGCCAGCGTCAGGAACGCCCGGGCCCGCTCACCCACCGGGGTTCGCGCCCAGCCGGGGAAAGCGGCTTCGGCGGCGGCGACGGCACGGTCGACGTCGGCGACTGTGCCGTGGGCGGTTTCGGCGAAGGTCTCACCGGTAGCCGGGGCGGGTACCGTGTCGACGGCGCCGTCCGAGGCGTCGGTCCAGGTTCCGTCGATGAACATCTGGCGGTGGAACGTCATGTCTTCTCCTGAAGTGTGGGTTTGACGAATTGGTGGTCGGCGTCCACCTCGACGCCGAGGTCGGTGCCGGACTCGTAGGCGGCTTGCCCCGCATGAGCGGCAATGGTCAGCAGCGCGCGGACTTCACCTTTCGAGATCTGTTGTTGGGCAATGGACATGTGGACCATCAGGCCCTCAACCACGACGTCGAGCAATCGGGCGGTCGGTCGCGGAAAGTGTTGTGCCAGTGCATCTTCTGCCAGAGTCATCCAGTGCTGGGTGACCTGCTTGGTCTGGGACCTGCGAACCGCGTCGCCGTAGAGCTCGTAGGTGATCGCCAGTTCGTGGGGATGACCTGCCAGGTCGTCGGTGAC contains the following coding sequences:
- a CDS encoding dihydroxy-acid dehydratase — its product is MTSSPHRLKSSKWFAGQNVPGFVHRSAMRASGFSRMAVDGRPIVGICNSWSEVVNCNMHFRGMADAVRRGVLAAGGFPLEFPTISLGEQLMKPTTMLFRNLMAMDVEESIRAYPFDAVVLLGGCDKTVPAQLMGATSADVPAIVLTGGPASPAVFNGKQLGVGTDLWHYIDEVRAGRMPMAEYDRLESAAGPSQGHCPEMGTASTMATLVEGLGMTLPGAAAVPAMDSRRLQVAEMVGVRAVGLAAEGLRPSQVLTAEAFDNAITLMLAVGGSTNAVVHLLAIAGRAGVELPLDRFHELSSRTPLVVNVRPAGQHLVEQVFHAGGIPAVMKAIEPLLHTEALTVTGKTVADTLPDRAGTDPTVIANLNTPFQPPQGLSVVRGNLAPNGAVIKCSAATADLLVHRGPAVVFDSMADMMRRFDDPDLEVTAESVLVLRSAGPRGAPGMPEWGQLPIPSKLLAQGVTDMVRISDARMSGTAYGTCVLHVSPESAVGGPLALVRDGDVIALDALAGRLDVLVTDDELAKRRAELPVAPAPHHRGYTALYVERVLQADQGCDFDFLVGRSSAPENEPDAVFDGWVGGW
- a CDS encoding TetR/AcrR family transcriptional regulator; its protein translation is MAQAPRRTRRHDPNRRQRIIDAALEVLAADGVAGITHRAIGTAADVPLGSITYHFANLADIVDAAFETHVARLADRFATRLAACDSPDDVIECIVAAVTDDLAGHPHELAITYELYGDAVRRSQTKQVTQHWMTLAEDALAQHFPRPTARLLDVVVEGLMVHMSIAQQQISKGEVRALLTIAAHAGQAAYESGTDLGVEVDADHQFVKPTLQEKT
- a CDS encoding aminobutyraldehyde dehydrogenase; amino-acid sequence: MTFHRQMFIDGTWTDASDGAVDTVPAPATGETFAETAHGTVADVDRAVAAAEAAFPGWARTPVGERARAFLTLADRVEADLSTLAEIESRNVGKPIGLALEEMGMIADHLRFFAGAARSVEGRAATEYVRGKTSIIRRDPLGVVGSVAPWNYPLLMAIWKISPALMTGNTLVLKPSEHTPFSVLRLAELAQDLFPAGVFNIVTGHGSDVGASLVAHPRVRMSSLTGSVATGRALMHASADSNLKRLHLELGGKAPVLVFADADVALAVDKIMEGAFCNSGQDCMAASRVYVHESLHDELVAGLEKAVTTLDLGDLADENTAMGPVITAAHRDRVEGFVERAKATGHTELIQGANPGVGFYTAPTVVVGARQGDEIITKEVFGPVTSVTTFGDDDDVVAWANDTEYGLAASVFTNDLGRAMDVTGDLQFGTVWVNDHLPVTPEMPHGGFKQSGNGKDMSIYALEEYTEIKHVMISRAGA
- a CDS encoding phytoene desaturase family protein, coding for MPTSPDYDAIVIGAGHNGLVTANYLARAGKRVLVLEAREVVGGACVTEELIPGSKWSSCAFIAGLLRPEIIAELELARFGLELYQGDALSFSLFRDGTSITMWKETDRTLREIEKLNKGDAQAFLDFGVRLQKFAGLVTPWLLKSPPERSEVLAAFEAAGEQKLFDEFTLISVRDLLDRYFEDERLKSMLTFFGMVSIYGGPSSPGTAYTYGHHSWGEFDGNFGQFGMARGGMGAISEALAAGARHYGATIRTSAPVERVLVERGVATGVRLRDGSVITGSQIFSNADPKRSLLRLLEPGVLSQKLVHEVENIDTRGSMARIHLLIDELPQYLPFPDASEGPQHHGHQLLGASREAFEEAFEAQRRGTFPSTFVIEAVIQSVTDDSLAPKGRHTMTLGIQQLPSELTGTTWAVEKERWADLVLEDLFSYAPNLRGHILDRVIITPDDLDNEYLITDGNIFHGSMMLDQLFGARPLPELADYRTPIRNYYLCGVGTHPGGGVMGASGHNAAKVALDDADGVTTPSRLRTNGHKTPWQQRLVGGLMSTKSGRWLSYQAARQPAMRKITAYAARVR